One stretch of Bdellovibrionales bacterium DNA includes these proteins:
- a CDS encoding site-specific integrase, with amino-acid sequence MRDSAEKNSRLKPFYLISFFQLRTGARIGEVCALHWEDINWELGTAQIHRSVLWSRRKERVTSISPLTKTNTAREVVLVAELLGELRKWKMISGKNKGLIFCLPDGGPISYRSVQYRYDVVLKAIGSDFRATHILRHSFATDALAKTMDFGTVQGMLGHKTQAQTAHYAKMTNVALKRGMACYEKELAIELGKARCDGD; translated from the coding sequence CTTTTTACCTTATTTCCTTTTTCCAGCTACGAACTGGAGCGCGCATAGGTGAAGTTTGCGCTCTTCATTGGGAGGACATCAACTGGGAACTTGGAACGGCTCAGATACACAGATCTGTACTATGGAGTCGTCGCAAAGAGCGTGTCACTTCGATTTCACCTCTCACCAAAACTAACACGGCAAGGGAGGTTGTGCTGGTTGCCGAGCTTCTTGGTGAACTTCGCAAATGGAAAATGATTAGTGGGAAAAATAAAGGTCTCATTTTCTGTTTGCCTGACGGAGGCCCCATTAGTTATCGCAGTGTTCAGTATCGATACGACGTGGTACTCAAAGCTATAGGATCAGACTTCCGCGCAACCCACATTCTTCGTCACTCGTTTGCTACGGATGCTCTCGCGAAGACAATGGACTTCGGCACTGTACAAGGAATGCTCGGGCACAAGACCCAAGCGCAGACAGCCCATTATGCAAAGATGACAAATGTCGCGTTGAAACGAGGAATGGCGTGTTACGAGAAAGAATTGGCCATCGAGCTAGGTAAAGCTAGGTGCGACGGCGATTGA
- a CDS encoding SET domain-containing protein-lysine N-methyltransferase has translation MDSRKVIVKNTKKYGRAVFAKEDIRKGSIIASFDGPIYDDNYEPWTEDMLNHSIQFEKNKWRDSKGIARLVNHSCDPNCGIKGLFKIVAMRNIKKGEEITWDYEMTEKNSWWKMKCRCGSPLCRKVIGNYSNMPRATRKRYAGYISEWLAPKPKGSR, from the coding sequence ATGGACAGTCGCAAAGTTATCGTTAAGAACACAAAAAAATATGGGCGCGCGGTTTTTGCTAAGGAAGATATCCGGAAAGGTAGTATCATCGCCTCATTCGATGGCCCCATTTACGATGATAACTACGAACCGTGGACCGAAGACATGCTCAACCACTCCATCCAATTTGAAAAAAACAAGTGGCGAGACTCCAAAGGAATCGCCCGGCTTGTGAATCATTCGTGCGATCCCAACTGCGGGATTAAAGGTCTCTTTAAAATCGTCGCCATGAGAAATATAAAAAAGGGCGAAGAGATCACTTGGGATTACGAGATGACGGAGAAAAACTCCTGGTGGAAAATGAAGTGTCGTTGCGGCTCTCCTCTCTGCCGAAAAGTGATCGGTAACTACAGCAATATGCCGCGGGCCACCCGTAAGAGATATGCGGGCTATATCTCCGAATGGCTCGCCCCAAAGCCTAAAGGCTCCCGATAA
- a CDS encoding YkgJ family cysteine cluster protein, translating into MDSHLEPSVSFVHPCLTCGACCASFRVAFYWREAEATDHIPTVPQGQWEELTETQRCMKGTSSKHNPKCTALQGRIGTHVSCSIYENRPTPCRKFMASFEDGTRNERCDQAREKHGLPPLNKRHWRGR; encoded by the coding sequence GTGGATTCACATTTAGAGCCGAGCGTTTCGTTTGTTCACCCCTGCCTGACCTGCGGCGCTTGCTGTGCTTCTTTTCGTGTTGCATTTTATTGGCGCGAAGCCGAGGCTACGGATCACATTCCTACGGTTCCGCAGGGGCAATGGGAAGAGCTGACCGAGACACAAAGATGCATGAAGGGGACGTCCTCAAAGCATAATCCTAAGTGCACGGCGCTACAGGGGCGAATAGGAACTCACGTGAGTTGTTCCATTTACGAAAATCGACCTACACCTTGTCGAAAATTTATGGCGTCCTTTGAGGATGGTACTAGAAATGAGCGTTGCGATCAGGCCCGAGAAAAACATGGTTTGCCGCCTCTCAATAAACGTCACTGGCGTGGGCGGTGA
- a CDS encoding cation:proton antiporter: MTHLPYLIQDLGFILMTAAVVTLLCKKFKQPLVLGYLIAGMLVSPNFPILPSIKDTKNISIWAEIGVIFMLFSLGLEFSFKKLEKVGRSAVITASLEILTMMTAGYAVGRILGWTPMDSLFLGGILSISSTAIIVRAFDELGYKGKNFVSLVFGILIVQDIFAIVLLVILSSVAVTKSLSGYALLSTVANLGFFLVIWFLLGIYMLPVLLRKFKNYLSNETTLIVALGLCLMMVIVASSIGFSPALGAFVMGSLLGETSEGKRIETLLRPVKDLFSAVFFVSVGMLIDPQILKNHYGVIFLLTVVIIVGQLLSTTIGALISGRSLKNSVQAGMSLAQIGEFSFIIASVGMTLKVTSHIIYPIAVAVSVITTFTTPYMVKYSDNAFNWLDQRLPQGLKDVLARYQTAMTSSSQLGTFSLVWQEYGLKLLLNSVVVIAITLGMSRWALPRIDGYFGESIISALVTCCMTLIFSAPFLWAIFLGGPAHSESYKVETASQLRNLQIGIAIIKFLIGCALTGFILSNFTSVLAFTGVGFVVVMAVCAFFLTRYSEAIYRNIEARFLSNLTANEREELVRKRKAPDLAPWNGTLAEFVLSPQSKFVAQTLQAAKMKEDFGVTVAMIERGEKRILAPRRDEMVLPYDKIFLIGTDEQLVNVKKLIEVPISFEPNPIAESFGLTSMILLNQNPFLNKSIRDCGLREAVDGLIVGIERNGERMLSPDSTIVLQEGDLIWLVGDIEKIQSLDLSPEA; encoded by the coding sequence ATGACACATCTTCCTTATCTCATTCAGGATCTGGGCTTTATTTTAATGACGGCGGCCGTGGTCACATTGCTCTGTAAGAAATTTAAGCAGCCGCTTGTTTTGGGTTATCTGATCGCGGGGATGTTGGTCAGTCCGAACTTTCCGATCCTTCCATCCATCAAAGATACTAAAAACATCTCGATCTGGGCGGAGATCGGTGTGATCTTTATGCTCTTTTCCTTGGGACTAGAGTTTAGTTTTAAGAAATTAGAGAAGGTCGGTCGGTCGGCGGTGATCACCGCCAGTTTAGAAATTCTAACCATGATGACTGCAGGCTATGCTGTCGGACGTATTCTCGGTTGGACACCCATGGATAGTTTATTTTTGGGGGGGATTCTGTCGATCTCATCAACGGCCATCATCGTTCGTGCTTTTGATGAGTTGGGGTACAAGGGCAAAAATTTTGTTTCGCTCGTCTTTGGTATTCTCATCGTTCAAGATATTTTTGCAATCGTCCTTCTTGTCATATTATCTTCGGTGGCGGTCACAAAGAGTTTGTCGGGCTACGCCCTTCTTTCCACAGTCGCTAATTTGGGATTCTTCCTCGTCATTTGGTTTTTGCTAGGCATTTACATGCTTCCCGTGCTGTTGCGTAAATTTAAAAATTATTTATCCAACGAGACCACCTTAATCGTGGCGTTGGGTTTGTGTTTGATGATGGTTATTGTTGCAAGCTCCATTGGGTTTTCTCCGGCGTTGGGAGCGTTTGTTATGGGCTCTCTCCTGGGAGAAACAAGCGAAGGGAAAAGAATTGAAACTTTACTTCGCCCCGTGAAAGACCTTTTTTCGGCGGTGTTTTTCGTTTCTGTGGGGATGTTAATTGATCCTCAGATCTTAAAAAATCATTATGGTGTGATTTTCTTATTAACCGTAGTGATTATTGTGGGACAGCTTTTAAGCACAACGATTGGTGCCCTGATCTCTGGGCGGAGTTTAAAAAATTCTGTTCAAGCCGGGATGAGCTTAGCGCAGATCGGGGAGTTTTCTTTTATTATTGCCAGTGTTGGAATGACATTAAAAGTGACCTCACACATCATTTACCCGATTGCGGTGGCCGTGTCTGTAATCACCACATTTACAACACCCTATATGGTCAAATATTCTGATAACGCGTTCAATTGGCTAGATCAGAGGTTACCTCAAGGTTTAAAGGATGTCCTTGCACGTTATCAAACGGCGATGACATCGAGTTCACAATTGGGAACGTTCTCTCTCGTTTGGCAAGAGTACGGCTTAAAACTACTTTTGAACTCGGTAGTTGTTATCGCTATTACTCTTGGAATGAGTCGTTGGGCTCTGCCTCGAATCGATGGATATTTTGGGGAATCAATTATTTCCGCTCTGGTCACATGTTGCATGACATTGATTTTTTCGGCCCCCTTCTTATGGGCCATTTTCCTGGGTGGACCCGCACACAGCGAGAGTTATAAAGTCGAGACCGCAAGCCAACTTCGCAATTTGCAAATTGGTATCGCGATCATAAAATTTTTAATTGGTTGTGCTCTGACAGGTTTCATACTGAGCAATTTTACTTCGGTACTCGCCTTCACGGGAGTGGGTTTTGTTGTAGTGATGGCGGTCTGTGCGTTTTTTCTCACCCGTTACTCCGAAGCGATTTACCGAAATATCGAGGCTCGTTTTCTATCGAATCTCACCGCCAATGAGCGGGAAGAGCTGGTGCGTAAGCGTAAAGCCCCAGATTTGGCTCCCTGGAACGGCACCCTTGCCGAGTTTGTTCTTTCTCCTCAGTCAAAGTTCGTGGCTCAAACTCTTCAGGCTGCAAAGATGAAGGAAGATTTTGGCGTCACTGTCGCTATGATCGAGCGGGGGGAAAAGCGAATTTTGGCGCCACGTCGAGACGAAATGGTTTTGCCTTATGACAAAATCTTTCTCATTGGTACAGATGAACAGCTTGTAAACGTAAAGAAACTGATTGAAGTTCCTATCAGTTTTGAACCCAATCCCATTGCAGAAAGCTTTGGCCTGACTTCAATGATTTTATTAAATCAAAATCCATTCTTAAATAAGTCGATTCGTGATTGTGGTCTCCGCGAAGCGGTCGACGGTCTCATCGTAGGGATCGAACGCAACGGAGAACGTATGCTTAGCCCCGACTCTACGATCGTGTTGCAAGAAGGGGATTTAATTTGGTTGGTGGGCGATATCGAAAAGATTCAATCACTGGACCTCTCTCCTGAGGCCTAA
- a CDS encoding PKD domain-containing protein, with translation MDLCTKFLNDFCKTIGGVSLAIMLSACQKSGGGASPELEQALSCPNSKMKSDPEMMHIEGNSSASVGQVVQYKLNSDALCSGAQKVLWNTPGAEKVATGNGALAAKYQTPGDYFVSAKLVGGANDSADMMQKTLVMGEQIQFSGPQVTFEYRENTFSLTAPAGVTLSSVVWNFGNGNTQTTTDSSIVYAYPTVGEYTMNVTATDSNGVVTSITHDIAVIPGADELFCAVQLTISGPSQTNTGANNVFSMYIPPCLRSYMTGVEWKFGDTTNGTGETTNKIYDRAGDYTVEATLRLNHVNLKQVTISRSIQVNEAPVDNNKCSTQGQTRETVSAQYTEEEACGVNGKKILTYQDRKQESCERVDTILDWVTTSTVKEQIGEGPCTGQSCPVPGVPPAGVSGLQFINGQYYLADGASLTFFTQSSPTNSCDQNKEVRLCNNGVLSGSATAINYQCQSGCGDFGPNGTVKTGIFVGTQSVAVQCKFGEQGVFDIFNEIEDRSCSNGTVNSSNRRLGDLITKGLCPTYAYVATSAFTACTADCGGQQNRIYECRNNSGQVVSEDRCAGQEKPIEARICDGNPEAVRRVDVITEEETDNSKKCPKDQIGVIINTRNVITKNTYACINHAVALESTEIENSPWLEERYCRNYVAHRCSNDSLNNTEAHNRYLWMKKCAPTNAMLAEFLENFDNISAGNHNIDTSTRKLYPTFMNNAFKPEKLWVAPKTANASCDVPSTVYIAAVCVSSCAIPQEQILAQENAARALSPVAFVEALNKNHSRVGTMTANSDLKSKKLKSSKVEQWITELEDTEQPVLVFTMKSGQTLSVTPNHPLLRADGSMDVASNFKANDALVKLGGELDPIISIEPIQYFGKVYNLFVKSSVPQENIVVTNGYLNGSAFFQNEGADNVNKQLLRSKLTKGIFNK, from the coding sequence ATGGATTTGTGTACGAAGTTTCTGAACGATTTTTGTAAAACTATTGGTGGCGTCTCTTTAGCGATCATGCTCTCTGCTTGTCAAAAATCGGGAGGCGGTGCCTCACCGGAGCTCGAACAGGCTCTGAGTTGTCCAAACAGCAAGATGAAATCAGATCCCGAAATGATGCATATTGAAGGGAACTCATCGGCGAGCGTCGGCCAGGTCGTCCAGTACAAACTCAATAGCGATGCTCTTTGTTCGGGAGCTCAAAAAGTACTTTGGAATACTCCTGGAGCAGAAAAAGTCGCCACCGGTAACGGAGCGCTAGCTGCAAAATACCAAACACCCGGTGACTACTTCGTCTCAGCAAAACTTGTCGGTGGTGCCAACGATTCCGCAGACATGATGCAAAAGACCTTAGTGATGGGCGAACAAATTCAATTCTCAGGTCCACAGGTGACTTTTGAATATCGAGAAAATACCTTTTCACTCACCGCGCCCGCTGGCGTTACTTTGAGTTCCGTGGTTTGGAACTTTGGTAACGGCAATACGCAAACAACGACGGATTCGAGTATTGTTTATGCTTACCCAACCGTCGGGGAATACACGATGAACGTGACGGCCACAGACAGCAACGGCGTCGTCACATCAATCACCCATGACATTGCTGTTATCCCGGGAGCCGATGAACTTTTCTGTGCCGTGCAACTCACGATTTCGGGCCCATCACAGACTAATACGGGCGCGAACAATGTGTTCTCAATGTATATCCCTCCGTGCTTAAGAAGTTATATGACCGGTGTTGAATGGAAGTTTGGAGACACCACTAATGGCACTGGAGAAACCACCAACAAGATTTATGACCGGGCCGGTGATTACACCGTCGAAGCGACACTCCGATTAAATCACGTGAATCTCAAACAAGTGACCATTTCTCGCAGTATACAGGTGAACGAAGCCCCCGTAGATAATAACAAGTGCTCAACGCAAGGACAAACGCGCGAAACTGTCAGCGCCCAGTACACCGAGGAAGAAGCCTGCGGTGTTAACGGTAAAAAGATTCTCACTTACCAAGATCGTAAACAAGAATCTTGCGAACGAGTCGACACCATTCTGGATTGGGTCACTACCTCCACGGTCAAAGAGCAAATAGGAGAAGGGCCTTGTACAGGTCAATCGTGTCCCGTTCCGGGAGTTCCCCCAGCGGGAGTGTCTGGGTTACAATTTATTAATGGCCAATATTATTTAGCCGATGGCGCCTCTTTAACCTTCTTCACACAGTCCTCTCCGACGAATTCATGTGATCAGAACAAAGAAGTTCGCTTGTGCAACAATGGAGTATTGTCTGGATCAGCCACCGCGATAAATTACCAGTGTCAGTCAGGTTGTGGAGACTTTGGTCCCAACGGAACGGTGAAGACTGGTATTTTCGTGGGAACTCAATCCGTGGCGGTTCAATGTAAATTTGGTGAGCAAGGGGTGTTTGACATCTTTAACGAGATTGAAGATCGCTCATGCTCTAATGGCACCGTCAATAGCAGCAATCGTCGCCTCGGTGATCTTATCACCAAGGGCCTATGTCCGACCTACGCGTACGTAGCGACATCTGCGTTTACCGCATGTACCGCAGACTGCGGCGGTCAACAGAATCGCATTTATGAATGTCGTAATAACTCAGGACAAGTGGTGTCGGAAGATCGCTGTGCCGGGCAAGAAAAGCCCATCGAAGCTCGCATCTGTGATGGCAACCCCGAAGCGGTTCGCCGTGTAGACGTAATTACAGAAGAGGAGACCGACAACTCCAAGAAATGTCCTAAAGATCAGATCGGCGTAATCATTAATACTCGGAATGTTATCACCAAAAATACCTATGCTTGTATTAATCACGCCGTAGCGTTGGAAAGCACCGAGATTGAAAACTCGCCATGGTTAGAGGAGCGCTATTGCCGCAACTATGTCGCTCATCGATGCTCTAATGACTCATTAAATAATACCGAGGCCCATAATCGATATTTGTGGATGAAAAAATGTGCGCCGACCAATGCCATGCTCGCTGAGTTCCTCGAAAACTTTGATAATATCTCCGCAGGAAACCATAACATCGACACCTCGACTCGAAAACTCTACCCGACATTTATGAATAACGCCTTTAAGCCCGAGAAGCTTTGGGTCGCACCAAAAACGGCCAACGCGTCTTGTGATGTGCCGTCGACCGTCTACATCGCGGCCGTCTGCGTATCTTCGTGCGCTATTCCTCAGGAGCAAATTCTAGCTCAAGAGAATGCGGCCAGAGCTCTCTCCCCCGTGGCCTTCGTCGAAGCGTTAAATAAAAATCACAGTCGCGTTGGTACGATGACAGCCAATAGCGATCTTAAGAGTAAAAAACTGAAGAGTTCCAAAGTAGAACAATGGATCACAGAATTGGAAGATACGGAACAACCTGTTCTTGTCTTTACCATGAAGTCCGGTCAAACCTTGTCTGTGACTCCTAACCATCCGCTACTCCGCGCTGATGGATCTATGGATGTGGCCTCGAACTTTAAAGCGAATGATGCTCTCGTCAAACTCGGTGGAGAACTCGACCCCATCATTTCGATAGAGCCGATTCAATACTTCGGAAAAGTCTATAACCTCTTTGTGAAATCTTCCGTGCCTCAAGAAAATATTGTCGTGACCAACGGTTACCTTAACGGAAGCGCGTTCTTTCAAAACGAAGGCGCGGACAACGTAAACAAGCAACTCCTTCGATCCAAACTGACCAAAGGAATTTTTAATAAATGA
- a CDS encoding TetR/AcrR family transcriptional regulator, with product MGNTELTKASVVTAAYRLACQVGLLQISVRTVASEAGFSKTGTITHFKNLETLKLAVLDHAALIFSQEVFTPALSTTRGLPRLREIVRRWVTHNSEKETCLFISASFEVDSRPGPIREHIERWMTELRKQICKAIEMAVEEGHLSQNTPPDELAFAIFSLATGAHHDAHMLQSKQSSQFALNLFESLIKIYQIQ from the coding sequence ATGGGTAATACCGAGTTAACAAAAGCAAGTGTCGTAACGGCCGCCTACAGATTGGCGTGTCAGGTAGGGCTACTACAGATCTCGGTGAGGACGGTCGCCTCTGAGGCAGGCTTTTCTAAAACTGGAACTATCACTCATTTTAAAAATCTTGAGACGTTAAAGTTGGCCGTTCTCGATCATGCGGCATTGATTTTCTCGCAAGAAGTGTTTACCCCCGCTTTGAGTACGACTCGAGGTCTACCGCGTTTAAGAGAAATTGTGAGACGTTGGGTCACTCATAATTCCGAAAAAGAGACCTGTCTTTTTATCAGCGCTTCATTCGAAGTCGATAGCCGACCGGGTCCCATCCGCGAACACATCGAGCGATGGATGACGGAATTGCGAAAGCAGATCTGTAAAGCCATCGAGATGGCGGTCGAAGAGGGGCACTTGTCACAAAACACTCCTCCTGACGAGCTGGCTTTTGCGATCTTCTCCTTGGCGACCGGAGCTCACCACGACGCGCACATGTTACAGAGCAAACAAAGCTCTCAATTTGCGCTCAACCTTTTTGAATCCCTAATTAAGATTTACCAAATTCAATAG
- a CDS encoding pirin family protein, with the protein MITLRKSQERGHANHGWLDANHSFSFANYYDPEHMGFSVLRVINEDRIAPGMGFGTHGHNDMEILTYIVEGSLQHRDSMGNTEVIKPGEVQQMSAGTGVRHSEFNPDPNKPTHLLQIWILPDRAGYKPKYGQTSFADRLSLGDFVLTASRTGRDGSISLNQDVDMYVVKSPTAGQKTYELQSGRNAWVQVVNGSVKINDKQLGPGDGAAITKENILALNWAAQSEFIFFDLP; encoded by the coding sequence ATGATAACGCTAAGAAAATCTCAAGAACGCGGTCATGCCAATCACGGCTGGCTCGATGCCAACCATTCCTTTTCGTTCGCCAACTATTATGATCCCGAGCATATGGGTTTTAGCGTGTTAAGGGTTATTAATGAAGATCGTATCGCGCCCGGTATGGGCTTTGGAACTCACGGCCACAATGACATGGAGATCCTCACTTATATTGTTGAAGGCTCTCTTCAGCATCGCGATAGTATGGGAAATACAGAAGTGATTAAGCCCGGAGAGGTTCAGCAAATGAGCGCGGGGACCGGCGTTCGCCACTCCGAGTTTAACCCAGATCCCAATAAGCCCACACATCTTTTGCAAATTTGGATTCTACCAGATCGTGCGGGGTATAAGCCCAAGTACGGACAAACATCTTTTGCGGACCGTTTAAGTCTCGGTGATTTTGTTCTCACCGCCTCTCGCACAGGTCGGGACGGCTCCATTAGCCTCAACCAGGATGTGGATATGTATGTTGTGAAGTCTCCGACCGCCGGTCAAAAAACCTATGAACTCCAATCAGGACGGAACGCCTGGGTTCAGGTTGTAAACGGGAGTGTGAAGATTAATGACAAACAATTAGGTCCTGGCGACGGAGCCGCAATTACAAAAGAAAACATTCTTGCGCTGAATTGGGCCGCTCAGTCTGAGTTTATTTTTTTTGATCTGCCTTAA